TGTTTCCCTTCACCGTACCACGGCGTTCTCGCTGTCAAGGGCGGCGCGTGCTCCGCGCGCTTGCGTCCTGCGGCCGTTGGTCACCCCTGACGGCTTGCGCTGCGCCGTGCTAGCGCCGGTTCCGGGCAATTCCGCCCGAGCAACCGGAGCACGATCATGACTAAATTCTCTCTCATTTCCGATTCATCGCTGCTGGTTCGTGACGACCAGGGGCGCTACTTTCCGGCTACTGCCGACCAGATTCTGACGGCTGCGCGCCAGGTGATCGACCAGAAGATCCAGCGTGGCGCCTCGTTCACGTCACCGGCCATCGTCAAGGAGTTCCTTTGTGCGAAGCTGGCAGGGTTCGACCACGAGGTGTTCGCGTGCCTGTTCCTGGATTCGCAGCACCGCTTGATCGAGTATGCCGAGCTGTTTCGCGGCACTATCGACGGGGCGGCGGTCTACCCGCGGGAAGTGGTGAAGATGG
The window above is part of the Spongiibacter tropicus DSM 19543 genome. Proteins encoded here:
- a CDS encoding JAB domain-containing protein, with the protein product MTKFSLISDSSLLVRDDQGRYFPATADQILTAARQVIDQKIQRGASFTSPAIVKEFLCAKLAGFDHEVFACLFLDSQHRLIEYAELFRGTIDGAAVYPREVVKMALQVNAAAVIFSHNHPSGNPEPSQADRTITQRLKEALALVDVRTLDHIVVGGEQTSSFAERGLL